In Falsibacillus albus, a single window of DNA contains:
- a CDS encoding rod shape-determining protein, whose product MFGLGTRDLGIDLGTANTLVYVKGKGIVVREPSVVAMQTDTKSIVAVGNDAKNMIGRTPGNVIALRPMKDGVIADYETTATMMKYYIRQATKNKSIFSSKPYVMVCVPSGITAVEERAVIDATRQAGARDAYTIEEPFAAAIGANLPVWEPTGSMVVDIGGGTTEVAIISLGGIVTSQSIRIAGDEMDDAIISYIRKNYNLMIGDRTAESIKMEVGSAGDAEDIDTMEIRGRDLLTGLPKTIEITAVEIANALHDTVYSIVDAVKSTLEKTPPELAADIMDRGIVLTGGGALLRNLDKVIGDETKMPVLIAEDPLDCVAIGTGKALDHIHLFKNKAKESR is encoded by the coding sequence ATGTTTGGACTTGGAACAAGAGATCTTGGAATTGATTTGGGAACGGCTAACACGCTGGTTTATGTAAAAGGAAAAGGGATTGTCGTACGCGAGCCGTCTGTTGTCGCAATGCAAACGGATACGAAAAGCATCGTGGCAGTCGGGAATGATGCTAAAAACATGATCGGCCGTACCCCGGGGAATGTCATCGCCCTCCGACCAATGAAGGATGGGGTCATCGCTGATTATGAAACAACTGCAACGATGATGAAGTATTACATTAGGCAAGCCACAAAAAATAAAAGCATTTTTTCCAGCAAGCCATATGTCATGGTATGTGTACCATCAGGGATAACGGCTGTCGAAGAACGCGCTGTCATTGATGCAACACGTCAAGCCGGTGCGCGCGATGCCTACACGATCGAGGAGCCGTTTGCTGCAGCGATCGGTGCCAATCTGCCTGTGTGGGAGCCGACGGGAAGCATGGTTGTCGATATCGGCGGAGGGACGACGGAAGTTGCCATCATTTCATTGGGCGGTATCGTCACAAGTCAATCCATTCGTATCGCTGGTGATGAAATGGACGATGCAATCATCAGCTACATCCGGAAGAATTACAATTTGATGATTGGGGACCGTACAGCCGAATCTATCAAAATGGAAGTCGGATCTGCCGGTGATGCTGAAGATATCGATACGATGGAAATCCGCGGACGCGATTTGTTGACCGGACTTCCAAAAACGATCGAAATCACGGCTGTTGAAATTGCCAACGCTTTGCACGATACGGTTTATTCCATCGTTGATGCGGTTAAGAGCACGCTGGAAAAGACGCCTCCTGAATTGGCCGCAGATATTATGGACCGTGGAATTGTATTGACGGGTGGAGGTGCCTTGCTGCGCAATTTGGACAAGGTCATCGGGGATGAAACGAAAATGCCTGTTCTGATTGCAGAGGACCCATTGGATTGTGTTGCAATCGGTACCGGAAAAGCTCTAGACCATATTCACTTATTTAAAAACAAAGCAAAAGAGTCACGCTAA
- the mreD gene encoding rod shape-determining protein MreD, which yields MKRLILPFILMLCFYGEGVFSLYFSTGAFHGERILVPHFLLSILVLMAIYYIRKDTLWYALILGLLYDVFFTGIIGIYLFFFPFSVYLTTKIMKILQSNIFIAIVVVLFNISLVEFLIYQFYSLINHTDMAMSAFVDMRLWPTLILNAAFVVIVVFPLKRWLSNRKKEILDD from the coding sequence ATGAAAAGGTTGATTCTCCCCTTCATTCTTATGTTGTGTTTTTATGGAGAAGGAGTGTTCTCGCTCTACTTTTCGACCGGAGCTTTCCATGGGGAACGAATACTCGTTCCTCACTTTTTGTTGTCGATCCTCGTATTGATGGCAATCTATTATATACGGAAGGATACATTATGGTATGCGCTCATATTAGGATTGCTTTACGATGTATTCTTCACAGGGATCATAGGCATTTATTTGTTTTTCTTTCCTTTTTCGGTCTACTTGACCACGAAAATCATGAAAATCTTACAGTCTAACATTTTCATCGCCATTGTTGTCGTATTATTCAATATTTCTCTTGTAGAATTTCTCATCTACCAATTTTATTCGTTAATCAATCATACTGATATGGCGATGTCTGCTTTTGTCGATATGCGCCTTTGGCCGACGCTGATCTTGAACGCTGCTTTTGTAGTGATTGTTGTATTTCCGCTTAAAAGGTGGTTATCGAATCGAAAAAAAGAAATTTTGGATGATTAA
- a CDS encoding SPOR domain-containing protein, which produces MDKSKKDKATITIKINGEEKQFQEELVVHDWKEAKTESAASAEALEEDESFDWVLPDEGPQNGEEIKEFKQISYVPAVTKKTWINPRQKQSGSPAMLVSILLAVLTGLLLGYVMLHLFTSKDTPASSAGIGEQTSQPDSQPKDATGQTMVLKAFSVPIIQAGVFENGDSAESISSEVHSKGFPAAVIQQDGKYYLLAGVAGSVEDAKQAGNDFKNNQIDVYAKSIEIPSKTVDGVSESEKAFLNDSGQLFLSLSQVAGNASLGNTLDSDSLDKLEEKYPVLKNGVDKANKKIAVMGSQLKQSFDELKKFSASKDQKSLFQAQQSLLDFLKGYMEYK; this is translated from the coding sequence TTGGACAAGTCCAAAAAGGACAAGGCAACGATAACGATAAAAATCAATGGGGAAGAAAAGCAGTTTCAAGAAGAACTGGTCGTGCATGATTGGAAGGAGGCCAAAACGGAATCGGCAGCATCTGCAGAGGCTTTGGAAGAGGATGAATCATTTGATTGGGTGCTGCCGGACGAGGGGCCGCAGAACGGGGAAGAAATAAAAGAATTTAAGCAAATTTCTTATGTGCCGGCTGTCACGAAGAAAACATGGATCAACCCGAGGCAGAAGCAATCCGGCTCGCCTGCCATGCTGGTTTCGATCTTGCTGGCAGTTTTGACGGGATTACTGCTTGGATATGTCATGCTGCATTTGTTTACGAGTAAAGATACCCCTGCAAGTTCAGCAGGTATAGGAGAGCAAACTTCTCAACCGGATTCACAACCTAAAGATGCCACAGGTCAAACAATGGTACTGAAAGCATTCTCCGTCCCGATTATCCAGGCAGGAGTATTTGAAAACGGTGATTCTGCTGAATCCATTTCGAGTGAGGTACATTCAAAAGGATTTCCGGCTGCCGTGATTCAACAGGATGGCAAATATTATTTACTGGCAGGAGTAGCTGGATCGGTGGAGGATGCGAAACAAGCGGGCAACGATTTCAAAAATAATCAAATTGATGTATACGCAAAATCCATCGAAATTCCATCAAAAACGGTGGATGGGGTATCAGAAAGTGAAAAAGCGTTTCTGAATGATTCTGGTCAGCTTTTTTTGTCATTAAGCCAAGTAGCCGGTAATGCTTCTTTGGGCAACACTCTCGATTCTGATTCATTGGATAAGCTGGAAGAAAAATACCCCGTGCTTAAAAATGGCGTCGATAAAGCAAATAAAAAAATAGCGGTGATGGGTTCACAGCTAAAGCAATCCTTTGATGAACTGAAAAAATTCAGTGCCAGTAAGGATCAGAAATCATTGTTTCAAGCACAACAATCGCTGTTGGACTTTTTAAAAGGCTATATGGAATATAAGTAA
- the radC gene encoding RadC family protein: MQKESLLIRDYPQEERPRERLAFNGAKSLSNQELLAILLRTGTKSESVVHLSNRVLKHFDGLRLLKDASLEELTSIKGIGEAKAIQILAAIEMGTRIGNLAYDDRYVIRSPEDGANYVMNDMRFLSQEHFVCLYLNTKNQVLHRQTVFVGSLNASIVHPREVFKEAFRRSAASIICAHNHPSGDPSPSREDIEVTKRLVECGKMIGIDILDHLIIGDKKYISLKEKGYL, translated from the coding sequence ATGCAAAAAGAATCATTGCTCATCCGTGATTATCCACAGGAAGAACGGCCGAGGGAAAGACTTGCCTTCAATGGAGCAAAAAGCTTGTCAAATCAAGAACTGCTTGCAATTTTACTAAGGACCGGCACAAAGAGCGAATCGGTTGTGCATTTGTCAAACCGAGTTTTAAAGCACTTTGACGGGCTTCGTCTTCTCAAGGATGCTTCCTTGGAAGAACTTACTTCGATTAAAGGGATCGGCGAGGCGAAAGCGATACAAATTTTAGCTGCGATTGAAATGGGGACCCGCATCGGGAATCTCGCTTATGATGACCGCTATGTCATCAGGAGTCCTGAAGATGGCGCCAATTATGTGATGAATGATATGCGGTTTTTATCGCAGGAGCATTTTGTCTGCTTATATCTAAATACGAAAAATCAAGTCCTTCACAGGCAGACCGTATTCGTAGGAAGCTTGAATGCATCGATTGTCCATCCCCGGGAAGTATTCAAGGAAGCCTTCCGACGTTCGGCAGCGTCCATTATTTGTGCGCATAATCATCCATCGGGCGATCCATCCCCAAGCAGGGAGGATATCGAAGTGACAAAGAGGCTCGTGGAATGCGGAAAAATGATCGGCATCGATATTCTTGACCATTTAATTATCGGTGACAAGAAATATATCAGTTTAAAGGAAAAAGGTTATTTATGA
- a CDS encoding Maf family protein: MNSLILASGSPRRKELLQKLQIPFKVIPSQVDESLPSGISPEDAVIMLAERKAKEVAIHHPSDFVIGSDTIVAYGSQILGKPQGEQEAKITLQLLSNHTHTVYTGVSIFHNHENHSFYEKTDVTFWELKDGEINRYIESGEPFDKAGAYGIQGQGALFVKEIKGDYYAVVGLPISRVYRALMEHGFTF, translated from the coding sequence GTGAACTCCCTTATACTAGCCTCCGGATCTCCCCGGAGAAAAGAACTGCTTCAGAAATTGCAAATTCCCTTCAAAGTGATTCCAAGCCAGGTGGATGAATCATTGCCAAGCGGCATCTCCCCGGAAGATGCAGTCATCATGCTGGCAGAAAGAAAAGCAAAAGAAGTTGCCATTCACCACCCATCCGATTTTGTGATCGGCTCCGATACAATCGTTGCATATGGCAGCCAAATCCTCGGAAAGCCACAAGGCGAACAGGAAGCTAAGATAACCCTTCAACTATTATCCAATCATACACATACCGTCTATACCGGTGTGTCAATTTTCCACAACCATGAAAACCATTCTTTTTATGAAAAAACCGATGTGACGTTCTGGGAATTAAAGGACGGAGAAATCAATCGGTATATCGAAAGCGGTGAGCCCTTTGATAAAGCGGGTGCCTATGGGATCCAAGGACAAGGTGCCTTGTTTGTTAAAGAAATCAAAGGGGATTACTACGCTGTCGTTGGTTTGCCGATTTCAAGGGTATACAGGGCCCTGATGGAACATGGATTCACTTTTTAA
- the minD gene encoding septum site-determining protein MinD yields MGEAIVITSGKGGVGKTTTSANLGTALALQGKKVCLVDTDIGLRNLDVVMGLENRIIYDLVDVVEGRCKVHQALVKDKRFDDLLYLLPAAQTSDKTAVNPDQMKILINELKQEYDYILIDCPAGIEQGYKNAVAGADKAIVVTTPEISAVRDADRIIGLLEKEEVEPPRLVINRIRTHMMKNGEMLDVDEITTHLSIDLLGIVADDENVIKSSNQGEPIALNPNSKAAIAYRNIARRILGESVPLQSLETEKPGVFASIKKFFGVKV; encoded by the coding sequence GTGGGTGAAGCAATCGTTATTACATCAGGTAAGGGCGGTGTTGGCAAGACAACCACTTCAGCCAATTTGGGTACTGCTTTAGCTTTACAAGGAAAAAAAGTCTGCTTAGTGGATACTGACATCGGCCTGCGTAATCTCGATGTCGTGATGGGGCTTGAAAACCGCATCATCTATGATTTGGTCGACGTCGTTGAAGGAAGGTGCAAAGTCCATCAAGCGCTGGTGAAAGATAAACGCTTTGATGATCTGCTTTATTTGCTTCCTGCCGCACAAACAAGCGATAAAACCGCCGTTAATCCCGATCAAATGAAAATACTGATCAATGAATTAAAGCAGGAATATGATTATATTTTAATTGATTGTCCTGCTGGCATTGAACAAGGATACAAAAATGCAGTGGCAGGAGCTGATAAGGCCATCGTTGTCACCACGCCGGAAATCTCTGCTGTCCGCGACGCCGATCGCATAATCGGCCTGCTTGAAAAAGAAGAGGTAGAACCGCCGAGGCTGGTCATCAACAGGATCCGGACACATATGATGAAGAATGGTGAAATGCTTGATGTGGATGAAATCACGACACATTTGTCCATCGATCTTCTTGGCATTGTCGCCGATGATGAAAATGTCATTAAATCTTCCAATCAAGGTGAACCGATAGCACTTAATCCCAACAGCAAAGCAGCCATTGCTTATCGGAACATTGCCAGAAGGATCCTAGGGGAATCCGTTCCGCTGCAATCGCTCGAAACTGAAAAACCCGGCGTATTTGCGAGTATCAAAAAATTCTTTGGTGTGAAGGTTTAA
- the mreC gene encoding rod shape-determining protein MreC, which yields MPQFFLNKRLILLLVGIIVLVALIGFSLRDRKNVSVPEKFIGDIVGFGQNIVSKPANSVAGFFQNIEDLQNTYTENKKLKSRLDELSMLEGKVNDLEKDNKRLKSVLDIKDDLSEFKPLQATTIARNPLQWDELIVIDKGSVNGVKPDMAVITSKGFIGKVKNAKAFTSTVQLLSARDPKNRISVTVQNEKSKDGVFGLIEGYDSEKKMLLLKRLPYDVEVKKGQNVVTSGMGGVFPKGLPVGKIEKLVPDQYGLTQMAYVKPSADLYDIDHVMVVEREMKTINAFDLTNDKDKGGN from the coding sequence ATGCCACAATTCTTTCTAAACAAGCGCTTGATATTATTACTTGTCGGCATCATTGTATTGGTGGCATTGATCGGGTTTTCCCTGCGAGATCGTAAAAATGTTTCTGTACCGGAAAAGTTTATCGGAGATATTGTCGGCTTTGGTCAGAATATTGTATCGAAGCCCGCTAATTCAGTGGCGGGCTTTTTCCAAAATATTGAGGATCTACAAAATACATATACCGAAAATAAAAAATTAAAATCTCGTTTGGATGAGCTTTCAATGCTTGAAGGTAAAGTGAACGACTTGGAAAAGGACAATAAACGACTGAAATCGGTTTTGGATATCAAGGATGATCTGAGCGAATTCAAGCCTTTGCAAGCCACTACGATTGCACGGAATCCATTGCAGTGGGATGAGCTGATTGTCATCGATAAAGGTTCCGTCAATGGCGTAAAACCAGATATGGCTGTCATCACGTCAAAAGGATTCATCGGAAAGGTGAAAAATGCCAAGGCTTTTACATCAACTGTACAATTGCTGAGTGCGCGTGATCCGAAGAATCGCATTTCTGTGACGGTTCAAAATGAGAAATCAAAAGATGGGGTTTTTGGGTTAATAGAAGGATATGACTCCGAGAAAAAAATGCTTCTTCTCAAACGGCTCCCATATGATGTGGAGGTTAAAAAAGGCCAAAACGTCGTCACTTCAGGGATGGGGGGAGTATTTCCGAAAGGCCTTCCAGTGGGCAAAATCGAGAAGCTTGTACCTGATCAATATGGACTGACACAAATGGCTTATGTGAAGCCATCAGCAGATTTATATGATATCGATCACGTCATGGTCGTGGAACGTGAGATGAAGACGATCAATGCCTTTGATTTGACCAACGACAAAGACAAGGGAGGGAATTGA
- a CDS encoding PilN domain-containing protein, producing the protein MLIDINLLPEKKVKKRTSLYLIAGILAAAILFGIILIFQVNSQKAHLKTLDAKLQEQKQIEITMQKRIKTFETSDSFQQLDQAVKWAESYPVKTGPVLDKLTALLPERGFFNEFGYAEDGTVSLRVQFDSESQAAYYLDRLKKADWISDANIMKLSTSQIDDTNKGSANLTATAGADNVLPRYIASYEIKLNKSIIQSESDESSEVEGDEQN; encoded by the coding sequence ATGTTAATCGATATTAACTTGCTTCCAGAAAAAAAAGTGAAAAAGAGAACTTCACTCTATCTTATTGCGGGCATCTTAGCGGCAGCAATCTTATTCGGTATAATATTAATCTTCCAAGTAAATTCACAGAAAGCGCATTTGAAAACACTTGATGCAAAATTACAGGAGCAAAAGCAGATCGAAATTACGATGCAGAAGCGCATCAAAACGTTCGAAACCTCTGACAGCTTTCAACAGCTTGATCAAGCGGTGAAATGGGCTGAATCCTATCCAGTGAAAACCGGTCCTGTGTTGGACAAGCTTACTGCCCTTTTGCCGGAGAGGGGCTTTTTCAACGAATTTGGATATGCTGAAGACGGCACCGTTTCATTGAGGGTTCAATTCGACTCAGAAAGCCAGGCTGCCTACTATTTGGATCGACTTAAGAAAGCTGATTGGATAAGTGATGCCAATATTATGAAGCTAAGCACCTCTCAAATAGATGATACAAATAAAGGGTCTGCAAATCTAACAGCCACGGCTGGGGCAGATAATGTCTTGCCGAGATATATCGCAAGCTATGAAATCAAGCTGAATAAATCTATCATTCAATCTGAATCAGATGAGTCCTCTGAAGTGGAAGGGGATGAACAAAATTGA
- a CDS encoding prepilin-type N-terminal cleavage/methylation domain-containing protein translates to MLHQIDIGHHGKRQNGFTLVELLAIIVILGIISSIAIVQIDNVIETSKKQAFVANAYTLKNAAQFYLKEPELDGSARFVQQLSYKNLHDLGFIDEIKDPFTKNNLDPLKNDSYVTIEDGKVTAVCLFGDTFNLCSEIQDDQVIANTPVSFSTLTIADLQPN, encoded by the coding sequence ATGCTGCACCAAATTGATATTGGTCATCACGGTAAACGGCAAAATGGATTTACGCTTGTTGAATTGCTTGCCATCATCGTGATCCTTGGCATCATTTCTTCCATTGCCATCGTTCAGATTGACAATGTCATTGAGACGTCAAAGAAGCAAGCATTCGTGGCAAACGCTTATACGCTAAAAAACGCGGCACAGTTTTATTTGAAGGAGCCTGAACTGGATGGTTCTGCCCGCTTCGTCCAGCAGTTATCCTACAAAAATTTGCATGATCTAGGGTTCATCGACGAGATCAAGGATCCTTTTACAAAAAATAATTTAGACCCGTTGAAAAATGATTCCTATGTGACGATTGAAGATGGTAAAGTCACCGCGGTTTGTTTATTCGGAGATACCTTTAACCTCTGCTCCGAAATACAGGATGATCAAGTCATTGCTAATACACCGGTGTCCTTTTCCACCCTGACAATCGCTGACCTCCAGCCGAATTGA
- the minC gene encoding septum site-determining protein MinC, with protein sequence MKKRQNVMIKGTKDGLVLQLNDQCSYDEVKKELEDKLTAHYREQEDTPLIVVKIQAGNRYLSAQQVEELKELVRQKRNLVVEEVYSNVMTKETAKKLVEESDVYSVASIVRSGQVLEVPGDLLLVGDVNPGGRVKAAGNIFIMGVLKGIAHAGCEGNKEAVIAASVMTPTQLRIADCLNRAPDSYDPTGNEMECAYIDETDQIVIDRVQVLKHLRPNITRFKGGR encoded by the coding sequence ATGAAAAAAAGGCAAAATGTCATGATAAAAGGAACGAAAGACGGTTTAGTCCTACAATTAAACGATCAATGCTCATATGATGAGGTGAAAAAGGAGCTTGAGGATAAGCTCACTGCTCATTATCGGGAGCAGGAAGACACACCGCTCATTGTCGTAAAAATTCAAGCCGGAAATCGCTATTTATCTGCCCAGCAAGTGGAAGAGCTAAAAGAGCTCGTTCGACAAAAGCGGAACTTGGTCGTTGAAGAAGTATATAGCAATGTAATGACAAAAGAAACTGCAAAAAAACTAGTTGAAGAATCAGACGTATATTCTGTCGCAAGCATTGTACGATCAGGTCAAGTCCTGGAAGTGCCTGGGGATCTTTTATTGGTCGGGGATGTAAACCCCGGTGGAAGAGTGAAGGCTGCAGGCAATATTTTTATTATGGGAGTATTGAAAGGCATTGCGCATGCAGGCTGCGAAGGAAATAAAGAAGCAGTCATCGCCGCTTCCGTAATGACGCCGACCCAATTGCGCATTGCGGACTGCTTGAACAGGGCCCCTGATTCCTATGACCCTACCGGAAATGAGATGGAATGTGCTTACATAGATGAGACAGACCAGATTGTAATCGATAGAGTGCAAGTATTGAAGCATCTTAGACCGAATATTACTAGATTTAAAGGGGGACGCTAA